Proteins encoded together in one Maledivibacter sp. window:
- a CDS encoding rhomboid family intramembrane serine protease has product MIKNKKFYLTYIIIAINILICILMFLIDKSFDFNIYTLIRFGAKHNSMIASGQYYRLISPTFLHSDLTHLFFNMYALFILGKNIEIIYGKSRFIIIYLVAGVFGTLGSFIFTKSIAVGASGAIFGLLGAHVSLYISKPNFFNKKFLKDILTVIGINLLLGIIFPNIDNWAHICGLIGGFIISWSIGIEGQKTFTSKKVMAQLLTLILLCTSLIVGIKLTQNSWEYNLFKGEQYLESNNIDKAEREFKIGISRNDDMEIFHYYLGHINLAKGNSQKARYHFEKAVEINPKFTEAEEILEKIN; this is encoded by the coding sequence ATGATTAAAAATAAAAAATTTTACTTAACTTATATCATCATAGCCATTAATATTTTAATTTGCATTTTGATGTTTTTAATAGACAAATCCTTTGACTTCAACATATATACACTTATTAGATTTGGAGCTAAACACAATTCAATGATAGCTTCGGGTCAATATTATAGGCTGATTTCCCCTACGTTTTTACATTCAGACCTTACCCATCTTTTCTTTAACATGTACGCTTTGTTTATACTAGGTAAAAACATAGAAATTATATACGGAAAATCTAGATTTATAATCATTTATTTAGTAGCAGGTGTATTCGGAACTCTTGGGAGCTTTATATTCACCAAATCCATTGCAGTAGGAGCATCTGGAGCCATATTTGGTTTATTGGGAGCCCATGTCTCCCTTTATATAAGCAAACCTAATTTTTTCAATAAAAAATTCCTTAAAGATATATTGACAGTTATAGGAATAAATTTATTATTAGGTATTATTTTCCCAAACATCGATAATTGGGCTCATATCTGTGGTCTTATAGGCGGGTTTATTATTAGCTGGTCAATTGGAATAGAAGGTCAAAAGACCTTCACTTCAAAAAAAGTAATGGCTCAATTATTAACCCTTATACTATTGTGTACTTCCTTGATAGTAGGTATTAAGCTTACCCAAAATAGCTGGGAATATAATCTTTTTAAGGGAGAACAATATTTAGAAAGCAATAATATAGACAAAGCAGAGAGGGAGTTTAAAATAGGTATTTCTAGAAATGATGACATGGAAATTTTCCACTATTATCTTGGGCATATTAATTTGGCAAAAGGAAATTCTCAAAAAGCTAGGTACCATTTTGAAAAAGCAGTAGAAATAAATCCTAAATTTACTGAGGCCGAAGAAATTCTAGAAAAAATCAATTAA
- the argS gene encoding arginine--tRNA ligase — protein sequence MIDFKKEIANILDEKISELNFEEIIGMIEIPPNSDMGDFAFPCFKLAKIFRKAPNLIAKDIAEAILGNELFENIDTAAAYINFTINKKIYAKTVIDEVMDKGDMFGSSDLGQQKNVIVEFSSPNIAKPFHIGHIRTTVIGSAINNIYKYIGYNTIAINHLGDYGTQFGKLIVAIKAWGDKSVIETNPIPELLKLYIKFHEEAEKQPKLDDDARIWFKKLEDNDGEAVELWQWIRDVSLMEFNRVYDMLGIKFDSYAGESFYSDKMPAVLDAMRENNLMKKSEGAEIVDLEEYGMPPALITKKDGSTLYMTRDLAAAIYRKKHYDFYKNIYVVGSQQNLHFKQWIKIIDLMGHDWADDCIHVPFGMISLEEGTMSTRKGRVVFLEDVLTKAVEKTEEIISQKNPNLEGKERVAKEVGIGAVVFQELSNNMIKDYTFSWDRTLNFDGESGPYVQYTHARASSLLRKSNIDYTKDIDFGLLSEKEEMDLIRILNKFPDVILDAARKYEPAVVTRYTIDLAQAFNKFYHDHSILVEDQELQKARLALVSACKQTIKNGLKLIGVAAPERM from the coding sequence ATGATAGATTTTAAAAAAGAAATTGCCAATATTTTAGATGAAAAAATATCCGAGCTGAATTTTGAAGAAATTATAGGCATGATTGAGATCCCACCTAATTCTGATATGGGGGATTTTGCATTTCCTTGTTTTAAGCTTGCCAAGATATTTAGGAAAGCTCCTAACTTAATAGCAAAGGATATAGCCGAAGCTATTTTGGGAAATGAGTTGTTTGAAAATATTGATACTGCCGCTGCTTATATTAACTTCACTATTAACAAAAAGATTTATGCTAAAACAGTTATTGATGAGGTAATGGATAAGGGTGATATGTTTGGTTCCTCTGACCTTGGTCAGCAGAAAAACGTAATAGTTGAGTTTTCTTCACCTAATATTGCTAAACCATTTCATATAGGACATATTAGGACTACGGTAATTGGTAGTGCAATAAATAATATATATAAATATATTGGCTATAATACTATAGCTATTAACCATTTAGGAGATTATGGTACTCAATTCGGTAAATTGATCGTTGCTATAAAAGCATGGGGTGATAAGTCAGTTATAGAAACAAACCCTATACCGGAACTCCTAAAGCTTTATATAAAGTTTCATGAAGAAGCCGAAAAACAACCTAAGCTTGATGATGATGCTAGAATATGGTTTAAGAAGTTAGAGGATAATGATGGAGAAGCGGTAGAACTTTGGCAGTGGATTAGAGACGTGAGCTTAATGGAATTCAATAGGGTCTATGACATGCTAGGTATTAAGTTTGATTCCTATGCAGGTGAGAGCTTCTATTCCGATAAAATGCCAGCCGTACTTGATGCCATGAGGGAAAACAACCTTATGAAGAAGTCAGAAGGAGCCGAAATAGTTGATCTAGAAGAATATGGAATGCCACCGGCTTTAATAACTAAGAAGGATGGTTCAACTCTTTATATGACAAGGGATTTAGCTGCTGCTATATATAGAAAAAAACACTATGATTTCTATAAAAATATCTATGTTGTTGGATCTCAACAAAACCTACATTTCAAACAATGGATAAAAATAATTGATTTGATGGGCCACGATTGGGCCGATGATTGTATACATGTTCCATTTGGAATGATAAGTTTAGAAGAAGGTACTATGTCTACCAGAAAGGGAAGAGTAGTATTTTTAGAGGATGTTCTTACTAAGGCTGTTGAAAAGACTGAAGAAATCATAAGCCAAAAGAATCCAAACCTAGAAGGAAAAGAAAGAGTTGCTAAGGAAGTAGGTATTGGAGCAGTTGTGTTCCAAGAACTATCAAACAATATGATTAAAGATTACACATTCTCTTGGGACAGAACCTTGAATTTCGATGGAGAATCCGGTCCATATGTTCAATATACCCATGCTAGAGCATCAAGCTTACTTAGAAAGTCAAATATAGACTATACAAAGGATATAGACTTTGGCTTATTGTCTGAGAAGGAAGAAATGGACTTAATAAGAATACTAAATAAATTTCCAGATGTTATCCTTGATGCCGCAAGGAAATATGAACCAGCTGTGGTTACTAGATATACAATTGACCTCGCCCAAGCATTCAATAAATTTTATCATGATCATTCTATACTAGTTGAAGATCAAGAATTACAAAAGGCTAGACTTGCATTAGTTTCAGCTTGTAAGCAAACTATTAAGAATGGACTTAAACTTATTGGTGTAGCAGCACCGGAAAGAATGTAA
- the pheT gene encoding phenylalanine--tRNA ligase subunit beta — protein sequence MLVPVSWLKDYAPIDNIPIEELNEKLVLSGSNTEGFRKTMEEATKIVIGKIVEIKKHPNADKLIIPMVNIGEEVIQIVTGATNINVGDYVPVALVGSRLPGGIKIKRGKLRGEVSNGMLCSCEELGFSDSVIPKNMRDGIMILNGDYTLGMDIQEALNLDDYIIEFEITPNRPDCLSMIGMARETCATFELSTKYPSIEIKNEVDDIKDYIDVEVKAPDLCRRFFGRVVKNIRIEESPTWLQLRLMKAGIRAINNIVDITNYVMLEYGQPLHAYDLDTLADKKIIVRRAKNDEKTTTLDGSERQLDEKFLVIADAKDTIGIAGIMGGEDTEISDATKTIFLEGANFNKKNIRTSSKKLGLRTEASSRFEKGIDPNIAELAIERACQLIEQLGAGQVVKGKIDIYEDKLDKWAIEVRPERINNLLGTKLSTREIAEILNRLELTTEEKGEKLVVTIPTFRQDLVKEIDIVEEVARIYGYNSIESTLPKGSTWGAKTNAQEIEDYTKDTLNGLGLNEITTYSFVSPKSLSSINISEDSFLGRSVRLINPLGEEYSVMRTSLIPNMLDVLATNYNRNVPAALAFELGNIFIPHEIPVTSLPIEKKMLTLGMYGNEIDFFSLKGVVCELFNKLGIKNLSFEPEKTHSSFHPGRCANIVYGNHILGTLGEIHPEVLETYGFDNRVYIADLDFNIMLQITRLDRVYKPLPKYPTTSRDMAIIVKEEVYNKEIEDIILENGGSILEECTLFDIYRGKQIDEGYKSMAYSLIFRAMDRTLTDEEVNKVFDRILSQLREKLNAELR from the coding sequence ATGTTAGTACCTGTAAGTTGGTTAAAGGATTATGCTCCAATAGACAATATTCCTATAGAAGAATTGAATGAAAAATTAGTATTATCTGGTTCAAATACAGAAGGCTTTAGAAAGACCATGGAAGAAGCAACAAAAATTGTTATTGGTAAAATAGTTGAAATAAAAAAACATCCTAATGCAGATAAATTGATAATTCCAATGGTTAATATTGGAGAAGAGGTTATCCAGATTGTGACTGGAGCAACAAATATTAATGTTGGGGACTATGTGCCGGTTGCCTTAGTTGGTTCTAGATTGCCGGGGGGCATAAAAATCAAGAGGGGTAAACTAAGGGGTGAAGTATCTAATGGTATGCTTTGTTCTTGTGAGGAATTAGGTTTCAGTGACAGTGTGATTCCTAAAAATATGAGGGATGGAATAATGATACTAAATGGGGACTATACCCTTGGTATGGATATACAAGAAGCCTTAAATTTAGACGATTATATAATAGAATTTGAAATTACTCCAAATAGACCTGATTGTTTAAGTATGATAGGTATGGCTAGAGAGACATGTGCTACCTTTGAATTATCGACAAAGTACCCATCGATAGAAATAAAAAATGAGGTAGATGATATAAAGGACTATATTGACGTTGAAGTTAAGGCGCCAGATTTATGCAGAAGATTTTTTGGTAGAGTTGTTAAAAATATAAGGATCGAAGAGTCACCAACATGGCTTCAGTTGAGATTGATGAAGGCAGGAATTAGAGCTATAAACAATATTGTTGATATAACAAACTATGTTATGCTTGAGTATGGTCAGCCTTTACATGCATATGATCTAGATACTTTGGCGGATAAAAAGATAATTGTTAGAAGAGCAAAAAATGATGAAAAAACTACTACTTTAGACGGATCAGAAAGGCAGCTTGATGAAAAATTTCTTGTTATAGCTGATGCAAAGGATACAATTGGTATTGCAGGGATCATGGGTGGAGAAGATACTGAGATATCCGATGCTACAAAGACTATATTTTTAGAAGGAGCTAATTTCAACAAAAAAAATATAAGAACTTCTTCAAAAAAACTGGGACTTAGAACAGAAGCGTCTTCAAGATTTGAAAAGGGAATAGACCCAAATATTGCTGAATTAGCTATTGAAAGAGCTTGTCAGCTTATTGAACAGCTGGGAGCAGGACAGGTTGTAAAGGGTAAAATAGATATTTATGAAGATAAGCTTGATAAATGGGCTATTGAGGTTAGACCTGAAAGGATAAATAACCTTTTAGGAACAAAGCTTAGTACAAGGGAAATAGCTGAGATTTTAAATAGATTAGAGCTGACTACTGAGGAAAAGGGCGAGAAGCTTGTAGTAACCATACCTACTTTTAGACAGGACTTAGTTAAAGAGATAGATATAGTGGAAGAGGTTGCTAGAATATATGGATACAATTCTATAGAATCAACCCTCCCAAAGGGTTCAACATGGGGAGCTAAAACAAATGCTCAAGAAATTGAAGATTATACAAAGGATACCTTAAATGGATTAGGGCTTAATGAAATAACTACATATTCATTTGTCAGCCCTAAGAGCTTAAGCTCAATAAATATCTCAGAGGATAGTTTTTTAGGACGAAGTGTTAGGCTTATTAATCCTTTAGGTGAAGAATACAGTGTTATGAGGACATCCTTGATACCGAACATGCTAGATGTTCTAGCCACAAACTATAACAGAAATGTACCGGCTGCACTGGCATTTGAATTGGGAAATATATTTATACCCCATGAAATTCCTGTGACTTCACTTCCTATTGAAAAGAAAATGCTTACATTAGGTATGTATGGTAATGAAATAGATTTCTTTAGTTTAAAGGGAGTTGTTTGTGAGCTATTTAATAAATTAGGTATAAAGAATTTAAGCTTTGAGCCTGAAAAGACACATTCTTCTTTCCATCCTGGAAGATGTGCAAACATAGTATATGGCAACCATATATTAGGAACATTAGGGGAAATCCATCCCGAAGTATTAGAGACCTATGGATTTGATAATAGAGTATATATTGCAGATTTAGACTTCAATATCATGCTTCAAATAACAAGATTAGATAGGGTTTATAAGCCTTTACCGAAGTATCCTACAACATCAAGGGATATGGCTATTATAGTAAAGGAAGAAGTCTATAACAAGGAAATTGAAGATATTATCTTAGAAAATGGTGGTTCTATACTTGAGGAATGTACATTATTTGATATATATAGAGGAAAGCAAATTGACGAGGGATATAAAAGTATGGCATACTCATTGATATTTAGAGCAATGGATAGAACACTTACTGATGAAGAGGTAAACAAAGTATTTGATAGGATATTAAGCCAATTAAGGGAGAAGTTAAATGCTGAGCTAAGATAA
- the zapA gene encoding cell division protein ZapA produces MINKNRVIVKIFGQEYTIVGDEPREFMQRVSNYVDDKMNEIADKNKKFSTAMIAVLTAVNIGDEYFKLVDEHHKLETEHGRPFEELEKTKELLATSTLEMDKREKNYQSLLEEYEGMKESLRNIEANHMELREEVNRLSYEANIKDNKLKKAEKINEDLKNKLVQSEVKLVQTKKELQEFIEVFDK; encoded by the coding sequence ATGATAAATAAAAATAGGGTCATAGTAAAAATATTTGGACAGGAATATACAATTGTTGGCGATGAACCGAGGGAATTTATGCAAAGGGTCTCTAACTATGTTGATGATAAAATGAACGAAATAGCGGATAAAAATAAAAAGTTTAGCACAGCTATGATAGCTGTTTTGACAGCTGTTAATATTGGAGATGAGTATTTTAAATTAGTGGATGAACACCATAAACTCGAAACTGAACACGGAAGGCCCTTTGAAGAATTGGAAAAAACTAAGGAACTCCTTGCAACATCCACTTTGGAAATGGATAAAAGAGAAAAAAATTATCAGAGTCTACTAGAGGAATACGAAGGGATGAAGGAGAGCTTAAGGAATATTGAGGCTAATCATATGGAGCTACGGGAAGAAGTAAACAGGTTAAGTTATGAAGCAAATATCAAGGATAATAAGCTTAAAAAAGCAGAAAAAATCAATGAGGATTTAAAAAATAAACTTGTACAAAGTGAGGTTAAGTTAGTGCAAACCAAAAAGGAGCTTCAAGAATTTATTGAGGTTTTCGATAAATAA
- a CDS encoding YqzL family protein: MAQFFWKVFMLTGNVDAYLLYKQIMG; this comes from the coding sequence ATGGCTCAATTTTTTTGGAAAGTTTTTATGTTAACTGGTAATGTAGATGCCTATCTCTTATACAAGCAGATAATGGGTTAA
- a CDS encoding GerMN domain-containing protein, which translates to MKKILSYLLIAVLALSLFSGCKKKDEIEEVDLEQPDVQSQMETVDAASDTETKEEAQEDVEYILYLRYKDKPFLYDEYFTVNINDEGFKDKSMEEFIIEQLINYEPKGEFISPVPEGTKLLSIEREDNNVIINLSKDFKEKKMSSSDAMLAVGGIVNSVVAVPGNETAQIIVEGEALESFNGVKVSEPMFFLEGLFPDK; encoded by the coding sequence ATGAAAAAAATATTGAGTTATTTACTTATAGCCGTTTTAGCCTTGAGTTTATTCTCAGGATGTAAGAAAAAGGATGAAATTGAAGAAGTGGATTTAGAACAACCCGATGTACAAAGTCAAATGGAAACTGTGGATGCTGCTAGTGATACGGAAACAAAGGAAGAAGCCCAAGAAGACGTGGAATATATACTGTATCTAAGGTATAAGGATAAACCATTCCTTTATGACGAATATTTTACAGTTAATATAAATGATGAAGGCTTTAAGGACAAGTCAATGGAAGAATTTATTATAGAACAGCTTATTAATTATGAACCAAAGGGTGAATTTATTAGTCCAGTTCCTGAAGGTACTAAATTATTATCTATAGAAAGAGAAGATAATAATGTAATAATTAATCTTTCTAAGGACTTTAAAGAAAAGAAAATGTCTAGTAGTGATGCAATGTTGGCTGTGGGAGGAATAGTTAATTCAGTGGTTGCAGTGCCGGGAAATGAAACTGCACAGATAATAGTTGAAGGGGAAGCCTTAGAGAGCTTTAATGGAGTAAAGGTTTCTGAACCCATGTTTTTCCTAGAGGGATTATTCCCCGATAAATAG
- a CDS encoding DUF523 domain-containing protein, giving the protein MILVSACLIGLDCKYNGESNLNKELLDFLRDKEFVIACPEQLGGLPTPRIPSEIINGDGKAVLDGVGRIKNKQGEDVTTQFIKGAKETLRIADLYNVRVAILKKRSPSCGSTNIYDGNFNGKLKEGSGVTAELLKKNNILVLDEENYKEYM; this is encoded by the coding sequence ATGATCCTTGTTAGCGCATGTCTTATTGGCTTAGACTGTAAATATAATGGGGAAAGTAATCTAAATAAAGAACTACTAGATTTCTTAAGGGATAAGGAGTTTGTTATAGCCTGTCCTGAACAGCTTGGGGGGTTACCAACTCCACGGATTCCCAGTGAAATAATAAATGGAGATGGCAAAGCTGTTTTAGATGGAGTAGGTAGGATAAAGAATAAACAAGGGGAAGATGTAACTACACAATTTATCAAGGGTGCTAAGGAAACATTAAGAATAGCAGACCTATATAATGTAAGGGTCGCTATACTAAAGAAAAGAAGTCCATCCTGTGGGAGTACTAATATCTATGATGGAAATTTTAATGGTAAGCTTAAAGAGGGAAGTGGGGTTACAGCAGAATTACTTAAGAAAAATAATATTTTAGTGCTTGATGAAGAAAATTATAAAGAATATATGTAA
- a CDS encoding amidase domain-containing protein, translated as MIYSYNRMSAVHYANKWALKRNPSYTNFDEMGGDCTNFCSQVINAGGCPMNYDKYGWYYENINNRAPAWTSVKYLYKFLTKNNGPGPVASEVDMKHIQLGDLIQLRFEPTEDFGHSLIVVDIKFPKTLDNIFIATHTIDRKHYSVSNYYFKELRFIHIEGYMK; from the coding sequence ATGATTTATAGTTATAATAGAATGAGTGCTGTGCATTATGCAAACAAGTGGGCTTTGAAGAGGAATCCTAGTTATACGAATTTTGATGAAATGGGCGGGGATTGTACAAATTTTTGTTCTCAAGTCATTAATGCAGGTGGATGCCCGATGAACTATGATAAGTATGGCTGGTACTATGAAAACATCAACAACAGAGCCCCTGCTTGGACTAGTGTAAAATACCTTTATAAATTTCTGACTAAAAACAATGGGCCAGGGCCAGTTGCCTCAGAAGTAGATATGAAGCATATACAACTTGGAGATTTGATTCAATTAAGATTTGAACCTACTGAAGACTTTGGGCATTCTTTAATTGTTGTGGATATTAAGTTTCCTAAAACATTAGATAATATTTTCATCGCGACCCATACTATAGATAGAAAGCATTATAGTGTGTCAAATTATTACTTTAAAGAGCTTAGATTTATCCATATTGAGGGTTATATGAAATAA
- a CDS encoding endonuclease MutS2: protein MNERTIRVLEYEKIKSKLKNKATSNLGRELVEELKPIKDFNEVKNRLMETSEAVSLMIQKGSIPIGPIYDLGRYLKIAEIGSYLYPGQLLEVGDTLRTARVLRNFIKAPEDDSFSPLQSLISSISTYKNIESRIEEAIISEDEISDNASHALKNIRRQIENKNVAVRNKLNAIINSSRTQKYLQDAIITIRQDRFVIPVKAENKKEVPGLVHDQSSSGATLFIEPMAIVEMNNELKELRLKEKAEIERILREISAQVGEAAENIKINQEVLAKLDFIFAKAKLSLDMKGMEPELNDKGYIRIKNGRHPLINPKEVVPTNLWLGDKFNTLLITGPNTGGKTVTLKTLGLMVLMTQSGMHIPADHGTEISIFNSVYADIGDEQSIEQSLSTFSSHMTNIVEILDNVSCDDLVILDELGSGTDPTEGAALAMAILTHIYDKGVKTVATTHYSELKQFALANEGIENACVEFDVETLSPTYKLLIGVPGKSNALEISRRLGLGEDIINKSKEFITKEDIEFEEIISTIENNRKTAEQERDEAIKLRLEVQRLKQDYEKKYDKLQQQRDKEIREAKEEARKLLRESKKEADEIIKELRDISKDVGRERNKKIEELRKKMKDNIDELHEPVFFGDDTVYSQPPKDLNMGDQVKVINLNQEGTVLTKPNNNGELTVQVGIMKINVNISNLRLMNEEKSNIKKTNIGSIMKSKTQSIRNEIDLRGQTFEEASINLDKYLDDAYLARLQQVTVIHGKGTGALRKRIKDFLKRHTHVKAYREGIYGEGGSGVTIVDLK, encoded by the coding sequence ATGAATGAAAGAACCATTAGGGTTTTGGAATATGAAAAAATAAAAAGCAAATTAAAAAATAAAGCAACTTCTAATCTTGGAAGAGAACTTGTAGAAGAGCTTAAACCAATAAAGGATTTTAATGAAGTGAAGAATAGGTTGATGGAGACATCTGAGGCTGTTAGCTTAATGATTCAGAAGGGTAGTATACCCATAGGACCTATATATGATCTTGGAAGGTATTTGAAAATTGCGGAAATAGGTTCATACCTATATCCTGGACAACTACTTGAGGTAGGAGATACACTAAGAACTGCAAGGGTTCTAAGAAATTTCATTAAAGCCCCAGAGGATGATAGTTTTTCACCTCTACAAAGCTTGATATCAAGTATTAGTACCTATAAAAATATTGAAAGTCGAATAGAGGAAGCTATTATTAGTGAAGATGAAATATCTGATAATGCTAGTCATGCTTTAAAAAATATTAGAAGACAGATTGAGAATAAAAATGTTGCTGTAAGGAATAAGCTAAATGCAATAATAAATTCTTCAAGAACTCAAAAGTACTTACAGGATGCAATCATAACCATAAGACAGGATAGGTTTGTTATTCCCGTTAAGGCGGAAAATAAGAAAGAAGTTCCAGGTCTAGTTCATGATCAATCATCCAGTGGAGCAACGCTATTTATTGAGCCTATGGCTATAGTGGAAATGAACAATGAACTAAAGGAGCTTAGGCTCAAGGAAAAGGCAGAGATTGAAAGGATTCTTAGGGAAATATCAGCACAGGTTGGTGAAGCTGCAGAAAATATCAAGATTAATCAAGAAGTCCTGGCAAAATTGGATTTCATATTCGCAAAGGCAAAATTATCACTTGACATGAAGGGTATGGAGCCGGAGTTGAATGATAAAGGGTATATAAGAATAAAAAATGGAAGACATCCTTTGATTAATCCAAAGGAAGTGGTTCCCACTAACCTTTGGCTAGGAGATAAATTTAATACTTTGCTTATAACTGGACCAAACACAGGGGGAAAAACTGTAACTCTAAAAACCCTTGGGCTTATGGTGCTTATGACTCAATCAGGAATGCATATACCTGCGGATCATGGGACAGAGATTTCTATATTTAATAGTGTTTATGCAGATATAGGTGATGAACAAAGTATTGAACAAAGTCTTAGTACTTTTTCATCCCATATGACAAATATTGTTGAGATATTAGATAATGTATCATGTGATGATTTAGTCATATTAGATGAGTTAGGCTCAGGGACAGATCCCACTGAAGGGGCTGCCTTAGCCATGGCCATTTTAACCCATATCTATGATAAGGGTGTAAAAACCGTAGCAACTACCCATTATAGTGAGTTAAAACAATTTGCACTGGCGAATGAAGGCATAGAAAATGCATGTGTGGAGTTTGATGTAGAGACATTAAGTCCTACATATAAACTGCTTATTGGAGTGCCTGGTAAGTCAAATGCATTGGAGATATCAAGAAGACTTGGTCTCGGTGAAGATATTATAAACAAATCTAAGGAATTTATTACAAAAGAAGATATTGAATTTGAGGAAATAATATCGACCATTGAGAACAATAGAAAAACTGCTGAGCAGGAAAGAGATGAAGCAATTAAACTGAGATTGGAAGTGCAAAGACTTAAACAAGATTATGAAAAAAAATATGACAAGCTGCAGCAGCAAAGGGATAAAGAAATCAGAGAAGCCAAAGAGGAAGCTAGAAAGTTATTGAGGGAATCGAAAAAAGAAGCGGATGAAATAATCAAAGAATTAAGAGATATATCTAAGGATGTTGGAAGAGAAAGAAATAAAAAAATTGAAGAACTAAGAAAAAAAATGAAGGACAATATTGATGAACTCCATGAACCTGTGTTTTTTGGCGATGATACTGTTTATTCTCAACCACCTAAAGATTTAAATATGGGTGATCAGGTCAAGGTTATAAACCTTAATCAAGAGGGAACTGTATTAACTAAGCCAAATAATAACGGTGAATTAACCGTCCAAGTTGGTATAATGAAAATTAATGTAAATATTTCAAATCTAAGACTTATGAATGAAGAAAAAAGTAATATCAAAAAAACAAATATAGGCTCAATAATGAAATCCAAAACCCAAAGCATAAGAAATGAAATTGACTTAAGGGGTCAAACCTTTGAGGAAGCATCAATTAATCTTGATAAGTATTTAGATGACGCTTACCTTGCCAGGCTTCAACAAGTTACCGTTATTCATGGAAAGGGAACAGGGGCTTTAAGAAAGAGAATCAAGGATTTTCTTAAGAGACATACCCATGTTAAGGCATATAGAGAAGGAATATATGGTGAAGGTGGATCAGGAGTAACTATTGTTGATTTAAAGTAA
- the pheS gene encoding phenylalanine--tRNA ligase subunit alpha: MKEQLLEILEKVKNDVEAAETMNQLEQLRVKYLGKKGELTVLLRGMGKLSKEMRPIIGKMANEVRDSIENALEESKAIIKKKENKAKMESEVIDVTMVGKISKIGHKHPLTQVLDEIKNIFIGMGYKIAEGPEVDTVYYNFDALNSPEDHPSRSLSDTFYITDDILLRCHTSTVQIRTMEKQKPPIKVISPGRCFRSDEIDATHSPMFHQVEGLVIDKNITFGDLKGTLDIFAKRLFGMNTKTKFRPHYFPFTEPSGEVDVSCFKCGGSGCRVCKGSGWIEILGCGMVHPSVLKECGIDPEIYSGFAFGMGLDRITMLKYGIEDIRLLLENDMRFIEQF; this comes from the coding sequence ATGAAGGAACAGCTTTTAGAAATCTTAGAAAAAGTAAAAAATGATGTTGAAGCAGCTGAGACAATGAATCAATTAGAGCAACTTAGAGTTAAATACTTAGGTAAAAAGGGTGAGTTGACTGTTCTACTTAGAGGAATGGGTAAGCTTTCTAAGGAAATGAGACCAATAATTGGGAAAATGGCAAATGAGGTTAGGGATTCAATTGAGAATGCTTTAGAAGAAAGTAAAGCTATAATAAAGAAAAAAGAAAATAAAGCTAAGATGGAAAGTGAAGTAATTGATGTTACAATGGTTGGAAAAATTAGTAAGATAGGACATAAACATCCTCTTACACAAGTATTAGATGAGATTAAGAATATTTTTATTGGTATGGGTTATAAGATAGCTGAAGGACCGGAAGTAGATACTGTGTATTATAATTTCGACGCTTTAAATTCACCGGAAGACCATCCTTCTAGAAGCCTTTCCGATACCTTTTATATAACAGATGATATCCTTCTAAGATGTCATACATCAACTGTGCAAATTAGAACCATGGAAAAACAAAAACCACCGATTAAAGTTATATCTCCCGGCAGATGCTTTAGGTCGGATGAGATTGATGCAACCCATTCTCCAATGTTTCATCAAGTAGAAGGGCTTGTTATTGACAAAAATATCACTTTTGGAGATTTGAAGGGGACTTTAGATATATTTGCAAAAAGACTTTTTGGTATGAATACTAAAACTAAGTTTAGACCTCATTATTTTCCCTTTACAGAGCCTAGTGGGGAAGTGGACGTATCCTGTTTTAAATGTGGCGGAAGCGGATGTAGAGTTTGTAAAGGTAGTGGATGGATAGAAATATTAGGATGTGGTATGGTTCATCCTAGTGTTTTAAAGGAATGTGGAATTGATCCAGAGATATATAGTGGTTTTGCATTTGGTATGGGATTAGATAGAATAACTATGCTTAAATATGGAATAGAAGATATACGTCTTTTGTTAGAAAATGATATGAGATTTATTGAGCAATTCTAG